One window from the genome of Bartonella sp. WD16.2 encodes:
- a CDS encoding YadA-like family protein, with protein sequence MALRSYSTAIGSYAKAWGKNGTTAIGALATTDELGTAVGYKAQSSAWGGVALGNHSKADVKEGIAGYDLRDILNKQKNSPAWKSTRGAVSIGDISQRITRQIVGVAAGFKDTDAVNIAQLKALKKWVEKEGATWQLSVNGQNIIKVTPKSKIDLAGSDNLKVIKKDKSNQVMFDLAKDLKVSSVTLGDIRVSDNGINAGNRNITNVAEGKLSVDSTDVVSGAQLYKIGDSISQYLGGNTIFRNGNLLKPWYILSRISTDGTVKQANFNDVGSAFRELDVNIKNVNSHLKYVSDNFGEAIGKIFEDLQHNTVSWSKRDKAFAALHTKGGKRKNSKLRFLADGDIAPNSTDAITGKQLWKTNERVNSLKGKVDNVIDQVNTLTEEVVTYDKDEYGKKSNSITLTGTDDGTPIIIDNVADGRVEKGSRQAVNGGQLKEQISLVLSDANKYTDEKIENMVGDAIAQTNKYTNMKFETLNSEIENTKKEARQAAAIGLAVASLHYINTPGVLSIAFGSGVWRGQSALAFGTGYMSEDGTVRSNLSVTTSGGHWGVGAGVSWSLK encoded by the coding sequence TTGGCTTTGCGGTCATATTCTACAGCAATAGGTAGTTACGCAAAAGCGTGGGGCAAGAACGGTACGACAGCCATAGGTGCTTTAGCTACTACGGATGAACTTGGTACGGCTGTTGGTTATAAAGCACAATCATCTGCGTGGGGTGGTGTTGCTTTGGGTAACCATTCTAAAGCGGATGTTAAGGAAGGAATTGCCGGTTATGATCTTAGAGATATTTTGAACAAACAGAAAAATTCACCTGCATGGAAAAGTACTAGAGGTGCAGTGAGTATTGGTGATATATCCCAAAGAATAACACGCCAGATTGTAGGGGTAGCTGCTGGTTTTAAAGATACTGATGCAGTGAATATTGCACAGCTGAAAGCGCTAAAAAAATGGGTAGAAAAAGAAGGCGCTACTTGGCAACTTTCTGTGAACGGCCAAAACATTATAAAAGTTACACCAAAAAGCAAGATTGATTTAGCTGGAAGTGATAATCTTAAGGTTATTAAAAAAGATAAAAGCAATCAAGTTATGTTTGATCTGGCTAAAGATCTAAAAGTATCAAGTGTTACATTAGGAGATATCAGAGTAAGTGATAACGGAATTAATGCTGGAAATAGAAATATTACAAACGTGGCAGAAGGAAAACTTTCAGTAGACTCGACAGATGTAGTCAGTGGTGCACAGCTTTATAAGATAGGAGACTCTATTTCTCAATATTTAGGGGGTAATACAATATTCAGAAATGGTAACCTTCTGAAGCCATGGTATATTTTATCTCGTATTTCTACGGATGGAACTGTAAAACAGGCTAACTTTAATGATGTTGGTAGTGCTTTTAGAGAACTTGATGTAAATATCAAGAATGTAAATAGTCATCTAAAATATGTGTCAGATAATTTTGGGGAAGCAATCGGTAAGATTTTTGAAGATTTGCAACATAATACTGTGTCATGGAGCAAACGTGATAAGGCATTTGCTGCACTTCATACAAAAGGAGGGAAAAGAAAAAATAGCAAACTTAGGTTTCTTGCAGATGGAGATATTGCTCCTAACTCCACTGATGCTATTACAGGCAAGCAGCTTTGGAAGACGAATGAGAGGGTTAACAGTCTTAAAGGCAAAGTTGATAATGTGATTGATCAAGTTAACACTCTTACTGAGGAGGTTGTTACCTATGACAAAGATGAATATGGTAAAAAAAGCAATAGCATCACTTTAACAGGTACTGATGACGGTACACCTATAATCATTGACAATGTTGCAGATGGTAGAGTCGAAAAAGGTTCAAGACAAGCGGTCAATGGTGGTCAACTGAAAGAACAGATAAGTCTTGTTCTTTCAGACGCAAACAAATATACAGATGAAAAAATAGAGAATATGGTTGGTGACGCTATTGCACAAACCAACAAGTATACAAATATGAAATTTGAAACTTTAAATTCTGAGATTGAGAATACTAAAAAGGAAGCAAGACAAGCAGCAGCTATCGGTTTGGCTGTAGCTAGCTTGCATTACATTAATACACCAGGGGTGCTCAGTATTGCATTTGGTAGTGGTGTATGGCGTGGTCAATCAGCACTTGCTTTTGGAACTGGTTATATGTCTGAAGATGGAACAGTACGCTCCAACCTCTCCGTTACCACTTCTGGAGGGCATTGGGGTGTAGGGGCAGGAGTAAGTTGGTCATTGAAATAA
- the rpmA gene encoding 50S ribosomal protein L27 has product MAHKKAGGSSRNGRDSESKRLGVKKFGGEVVIAGNIIVRQRGTRWHPGENVGIGKDHTLFALSNGKVSFRKKADNRSYVSVIPT; this is encoded by the coding sequence ATGGCACATAAAAAAGCTGGCGGTTCCTCGCGTAATGGTCGCGATTCAGAATCAAAACGTCTTGGCGTTAAGAAATTTGGTGGTGAAGTTGTTATTGCGGGAAACATTATTGTTCGTCAACGTGGTACACGTTGGCATCCTGGTGAAAATGTTGGTATTGGGAAAGATCATACTCTCTTTGCACTTTCAAATGGGAAAGTTTCTTTTCGTAAGAAAGCAGATAACCGCTCCTATGTTTCAGTCATTCCTACATAA
- the pgi gene encoding glucose-6-phosphate isomerase yields the protein MVRNERAFEVALKTLKKHIIEDKVCDIRRHFAEDEQRFTRFSLRLDDFLFDFSKCGVTLNTLKLLDNLAIAADVSGKCKAMFSGEAINVTEKRSALHIALRLSADEVFMLNERNIVQDIQAVLTRMEEFSEMVRCGHYRGYSGEKIIDIVNIGIGGSDLGPAMVTNALKPYHDGPRCHFVSNVDGAHIVDVLANLNPETTLFIIASKTFTTSETVANAKVARQWISSHLGEEAVKMHFVGVSSAADKVMEFGIDSSRIFELWNWVGGRYSIWSAIGLVVMLAIGGQNFRQFLKGAHQMDEHFKTAPLHKNIPIRFALLGFWHRVICGYSSRAVIPYAQRLIRFPAYLQQLDMESNGKHISLDGIPIGFSSGPVVWGDSGTNGQHAFFQFLHQGTDIIPVEFILFVKGHEPHLSDMHDILVTNCLAQSEALMKGHIIKDSWDTVVNNTINDSEANNLALHKSLKGNRPSIMLVQDLLTPFTLGRLMALYEHRIFIEGVLMNINSFDQWGVEFGKELANELLPVIRGESRVNNRDSSTLGLLTHIQARCAE from the coding sequence ATGGTTCGCAATGAAAGAGCTTTTGAAGTAGCTTTGAAGACTTTGAAAAAGCATATTATAGAAGATAAAGTTTGTGATATTCGTCGACATTTTGCAGAGGATGAACAGCGTTTTACTCGTTTTTCTTTAAGACTTGATGATTTCCTTTTCGATTTTTCAAAGTGTGGTGTAACATTAAATACGCTGAAACTCTTAGATAATCTTGCTATTGCAGCGGATGTTTCAGGCAAGTGTAAGGCGATGTTTTCGGGTGAAGCTATTAATGTAACTGAAAAACGCTCAGCTCTTCATATTGCGTTACGTTTGTCTGCTGATGAAGTTTTTATGTTGAATGAGCGTAATATTGTTCAAGATATCCAAGCCGTTCTTACTCGTATGGAAGAATTTTCTGAAATGGTTCGCTGTGGTCACTATAGAGGGTATAGTGGTGAGAAGATAATTGATATTGTAAATATTGGTATTGGAGGGTCTGATCTTGGACCTGCAATGGTTACTAATGCTTTAAAGCCTTATCATGATGGACCGCGTTGTCATTTTGTTTCTAATGTGGATGGTGCACATATTGTTGATGTTCTTGCTAATTTGAATCCAGAAACAACACTTTTTATTATTGCTTCTAAAACTTTTACAACATCTGAAACCGTAGCAAACGCTAAAGTTGCACGCCAATGGATCAGTTCACATTTAGGAGAAGAAGCGGTAAAAATGCATTTTGTTGGTGTTTCCAGCGCAGCCGATAAAGTGATGGAATTTGGTATAGATTCTTCAAGGATTTTTGAACTTTGGAATTGGGTTGGGGGACGTTATTCAATTTGGTCAGCAATTGGTCTTGTTGTTATGTTGGCAATTGGTGGTCAAAACTTTCGTCAGTTTCTCAAGGGTGCACACCAGATGGACGAGCATTTTAAAACTGCACCTTTGCATAAAAATATTCCGATTCGATTTGCTCTTTTAGGATTCTGGCATCGTGTTATTTGTGGTTATTCATCGCGTGCAGTCATTCCGTATGCGCAGCGTTTAATACGCTTTCCGGCTTATTTACAGCAACTTGATATGGAGTCAAATGGCAAGCATATTTCTTTAGATGGTATACCAATAGGCTTTTCAAGTGGCCCAGTTGTTTGGGGCGATTCGGGGACAAATGGGCAACATGCTTTTTTTCAATTTCTGCATCAAGGAACAGATATTATTCCTGTGGAATTTATTTTATTTGTCAAAGGGCATGAACCGCATTTAAGTGATATGCATGATATATTAGTAACTAATTGTTTGGCGCAATCAGAGGCTTTGATGAAAGGCCACATTATTAAAGACAGTTGGGACACTGTTGTTAATAATACAATTAATGATAGTGAAGCAAATAATTTGGCGCTTCATAAAAGTTTGAAAGGAAATCGGCCAAGCATTATGCTCGTTCAGGATTTGTTGACGCCTTTTACGCTCGGTCGTTTAATGGCACTTTATGAGCATCGTATTTTTATTGAAGGGGTTTTAATGAATATTAATTCATTTGATCAATGGGGTGTTGAGTTTGGTAAAGAGTTAGCAAATGAATTGTTACCCGTTATACGTGGAGAATCCAGAGTTAATAATCGTGATAGTTCAACATTAGGATTACTGACGCATATTCAAGCGAGATGTGCTGAATAA
- a CDS encoding efflux RND transporter permease subunit: MSQEVEKQPLAKSEQSGIMVFFIRRPVFTFVLNALIVIAGISAWMSVDVRELPDVDIPVATIKTTFTGASAETIDREITKVIEDAVSRVSGVKTISSASAFGRSRVEVKFNVGVDLNVAASDIRDAISRIAYSLPKDAEPPVIIKADSNAAAMMYLVVTSPTMNIDDLTTVVNDQIVDALSAVDGVGDVQVDNARVKIFQIDIDQAKLASYGLTVGDISRVLSDMTTDAPVGSLRNSEQALIVRATARLTTPEAFEQVVLKPHVRLGDVAHVTLSPDVETVILRVNGKVGIGLGIVRKAQSNTLDISKNVRAVVEHLKNVLPSSVHISIPNDDAIFIKSALHEVEIALVIAVLSVILIIFLFLGDVRVTLIPAVSIPVALIGTIAAIYLAGFSLNILTFLGLVLATGLVVDDAIVVLENIVRWRNMGFGARSAAVLGTQEVFFAVVATTLTLVAVFVPISFLPGQIGGLFREFGFVLSVSVLLSSVVALTLCPMLASRFLKEEKHVKDDEQKAHRLIFLFRISAFFSRGYAYSLHKCLERPWTVVFASLIFFVFCIGGYMALKQELTPAEDRGIIFLVVSGPQDISVHYLNDQMQQIEASLKPLRDAGEIVNSYSISGAGGSSNNGFLILLLSPWDKRSRSQQEILKDVNAKVKQFPGVFAFAAQISSLGISGIGQGLQFAVVGDDYTQLQSIADKLVSTLRTDPQFVRPRLTVDATQPQFFIEINREKASDLGIDITNLGDTLQTMVDGKQIGSIYVDDHAYDVKLTSRKNPINNPADLENVFLKTKDGKYVPLSVITDLCEKAIAPQLKREERMSAVVIGANLALRVSLGSAYKTVEEAALPLLSEGNYIIPLGDAATLGETSSDLMIVFGIAFVIILLILAAQFESFVSGFIIMATVPLGVGCAVIAMLLGGVSLNIYSRIGLILLIGIMAKNGILIVEFADQLRDKGKSVREAIEEAANVRLRPVCMTMICAILGGIPLVLAKGAGAEARVALGWVIVGGLGLATIFTLYVTPVVYLFLGRFIKPKVEEAKHLTKELSQVK, encoded by the coding sequence ATGAGTCAAGAAGTTGAGAAACAGCCTTTAGCAAAGTCAGAACAAAGCGGTATAATGGTGTTTTTTATTCGCAGGCCAGTTTTTACCTTTGTTTTAAATGCTCTGATTGTAATTGCAGGGATTTCTGCATGGATGAGCGTTGATGTGCGTGAATTGCCAGATGTAGATATTCCAGTGGCAACAATTAAAACGACTTTTACTGGTGCATCAGCAGAAACAATTGATCGTGAGATTACGAAAGTTATAGAAGATGCAGTTTCTCGTGTCTCAGGGGTTAAAACGATTTCTTCAGCTTCCGCTTTTGGTCGTTCTCGTGTGGAGGTTAAATTTAATGTTGGTGTTGATTTAAATGTTGCGGCATCTGATATTCGCGATGCTATTTCTCGTATTGCCTATTCTTTACCAAAAGATGCGGAGCCACCTGTAATTATTAAAGCAGATTCAAATGCTGCTGCGATGATGTATTTGGTTGTAACTTCACCAACAATGAATATTGATGATTTGACAACGGTTGTGAATGATCAAATTGTTGATGCACTTTCTGCTGTTGATGGTGTTGGTGATGTGCAGGTTGATAACGCTCGTGTGAAGATTTTTCAGATTGATATTGATCAAGCAAAACTTGCCAGTTATGGGTTAACTGTAGGGGATATTTCACGTGTTCTGTCTGATATGACTACTGATGCACCTGTGGGATCGTTACGTAATTCTGAGCAAGCTTTAATTGTACGTGCAACTGCTCGTTTGACGACACCAGAAGCTTTTGAACAAGTTGTATTAAAGCCTCATGTGCGTCTTGGTGATGTGGCGCATGTTACTTTGTCCCCTGATGTAGAGACAGTTATTCTTCGTGTAAACGGGAAGGTGGGAATTGGGTTAGGTATTGTACGTAAGGCGCAGTCTAATACTCTTGATATTTCCAAAAATGTTCGAGCTGTTGTTGAACATCTCAAAAATGTTCTTCCTTCTTCTGTCCATATAAGTATTCCTAATGACGATGCTATTTTTATTAAGAGTGCTCTTCATGAAGTTGAGATTGCATTAGTTATTGCTGTACTTAGTGTTATTTTGATTATTTTTCTATTTCTAGGAGATGTTCGTGTAACACTTATTCCTGCTGTGTCTATTCCGGTAGCTCTGATTGGGACAATCGCTGCAATTTATCTTGCAGGTTTTTCCCTAAATATTCTCACGTTTTTAGGGCTTGTTTTAGCAACTGGGCTTGTTGTGGATGACGCAATTGTTGTTCTTGAGAATATTGTTCGATGGCGCAATATGGGATTTGGTGCTCGGTCAGCAGCTGTATTAGGAACACAGGAAGTATTTTTTGCTGTTGTGGCAACGACGTTAACTTTGGTAGCTGTTTTTGTGCCTATTTCCTTTCTTCCTGGGCAAATTGGGGGACTTTTTAGAGAGTTTGGTTTTGTATTATCAGTATCTGTTCTGCTTTCTTCAGTTGTTGCTTTAACTCTGTGTCCTATGCTTGCTTCACGCTTTCTTAAAGAAGAAAAGCATGTTAAAGATGATGAGCAAAAGGCACATCGTTTAATTTTTCTGTTTCGGATAAGTGCTTTCTTTAGTAGGGGGTATGCTTATAGTTTGCATAAATGTTTGGAACGACCTTGGACTGTTGTTTTTGCTTCGCTTATTTTCTTCGTTTTCTGTATTGGAGGCTATATGGCGCTTAAACAGGAGTTGACGCCAGCAGAAGATAGAGGAATTATTTTTTTAGTCGTTAGTGGACCACAAGATATTTCAGTACATTATTTAAATGATCAGATGCAGCAAATTGAAGCGAGTTTAAAACCGTTGCGTGATGCTGGTGAAATTGTTAACAGTTATTCTATTTCTGGAGCTGGAGGTTCATCTAATAATGGTTTTCTTATTTTGTTGCTTTCACCTTGGGACAAGCGTTCGCGTAGCCAGCAAGAAATTTTAAAAGATGTTAATGCAAAAGTTAAGCAGTTTCCGGGGGTTTTTGCATTTGCTGCACAAATTAGTTCTTTAGGGATTTCAGGAATTGGCCAAGGATTGCAATTTGCGGTCGTTGGAGATGATTATACCCAACTACAATCAATTGCTGATAAGCTTGTAAGCACTTTACGCACTGATCCGCAGTTTGTTCGTCCGCGGCTTACTGTTGATGCGACGCAACCTCAATTTTTTATCGAAATTAACAGAGAAAAAGCCTCTGATTTAGGGATTGATATCACCAATTTGGGTGATACATTGCAAACAATGGTAGATGGAAAGCAGATTGGCTCGATTTATGTGGATGATCACGCTTATGATGTAAAACTTACATCGCGTAAGAATCCTATCAATAATCCTGCTGATTTAGAAAATGTTTTTTTAAAAACCAAAGATGGTAAATATGTTCCCTTATCAGTTATCACAGATTTATGTGAAAAAGCTATTGCACCTCAATTAAAACGGGAAGAACGCATGAGTGCTGTTGTTATAGGTGCAAATCTTGCTCTAAGAGTTTCTTTAGGGAGTGCTTATAAGACTGTAGAAGAAGCCGCGCTTCCTTTATTGTCAGAGGGAAATTATATTATTCCTTTAGGAGATGCAGCAACTCTTGGTGAAACATCTTCTGATTTAATGATTGTTTTTGGAATTGCTTTTGTAATTATTTTATTGATTTTAGCCGCACAGTTTGAAAGTTTTGTTTCGGGCTTTATTATAATGGCTACTGTACCATTAGGAGTTGGTTGTGCAGTAATTGCTATGCTTTTGGGTGGTGTTAGTCTCAATATTTATAGTCGAATTGGTTTGATTTTATTAATTGGTATTATGGCTAAAAATGGTATTCTGATTGTTGAGTTTGCAGATCAGTTACGTGATAAAGGTAAAAGTGTACGTGAAGCTATAGAAGAAGCCGCTAATGTTCGTCTCCGGCCAGTTTGTATGACGATGATTTGCGCTATTTTAGGAGGTATTCCTTTGGTTTTAGCAAAGGGTGCTGGTGCAGAAGCACGTGTAGCTTTAGGTTGGGTTATTGTTGGTGGTTTGGGTTTGGCAACTATTTTTACCCTTTATGTAACACCAGTTGTTTATCTATTTCTCGGACGTTTTATAAAGCCAAAAGTGGAAGAAGCTAAACATTTGACAAAAGAACTAAGCCAAGTCAAATAA
- the rplU gene encoding 50S ribosomal protein L21, producing the protein MFAVIKTGGKQYRVVANQVLKVEKIVGNAGDIVKFGDVLMIGEGESIAIGAPVIAEGLVTTEIVEQGRARKVIAFKKRRRQNSKRTRGHRQEITTLRILEILADGSKSKKVVAKSVEKKATVPKETKTSAPSKETATKTTKKKAASQKAAAISKSKEN; encoded by the coding sequence ATGTTCGCAGTCATTAAAACAGGTGGTAAGCAATATCGTGTTGTCGCTAACCAGGTGTTAAAAGTTGAAAAGATTGTTGGTAACGCCGGTGATATTGTTAAATTCGGTGATGTATTGATGATAGGTGAAGGGGAAAGCATAGCTATTGGCGCACCTGTTATCGCTGAGGGTTTAGTTACAACTGAAATTGTAGAACAAGGGCGTGCTCGTAAGGTTATTGCATTTAAGAAACGGCGTCGTCAAAATTCGAAGCGTACTCGTGGTCATCGTCAGGAAATTACGACACTTCGTATTTTAGAAATTTTAGCGGATGGTTCAAAGTCTAAAAAAGTAGTGGCTAAGTCAGTTGAGAAGAAAGCAACTGTGCCAAAAGAAACAAAAACTTCTGCTCCTTCTAAAGAAACTGCCACAAAAACTACTAAAAAAAAGGCTGCGTCACAAAAAGCGGCTGCGATATCAAAAAGTAAAGAAAACTAA
- a CDS encoding invasion associated locus B family protein, with protein MIKNRKYIAGLLFVLVFLGKAVSFANEEDSIYTVHPPQLSVPSGKPGEIRRIIMQFHYWTLICDENKTVKQGICNVTQTIYNDKEGNKVFSWSLVSTKGGQPVMLLRTLPNANTNVPIQVFMEGVKKPLLISYKQCNKEICLAQYPIGPVLMEQISKSSNVRISYQLKEGKTLSFVTPFKGLNEALFSLQ; from the coding sequence ATGATAAAAAACCGGAAATATATTGCAGGTCTTTTGTTTGTTCTTGTTTTTTTAGGAAAGGCTGTAAGCTTTGCTAATGAGGAAGACAGTATTTATACAGTGCATCCACCGCAATTATCAGTGCCCAGTGGAAAACCTGGAGAAATACGCCGAATTATTATGCAATTTCATTATTGGACATTAATTTGCGATGAAAACAAAACAGTTAAACAAGGTATCTGTAATGTAACTCAGACAATCTATAATGATAAAGAAGGCAACAAGGTCTTTAGCTGGTCTCTTGTTTCTACAAAAGGTGGACAACCGGTTATGTTGTTACGAACATTACCAAACGCTAACACAAATGTTCCTATTCAAGTGTTTATGGAAGGTGTTAAAAAACCGCTTCTTATTAGTTATAAGCAGTGCAATAAAGAAATCTGTTTAGCACAATATCCCATAGGGCCAGTTTTAATGGAACAAATAAGCAAGAGTAGCAATGTGCGCATTTCTTATCAGCTTAAAGAGGGAAAAACGCTTTCCTTTGTAACGCCATTTAAGGGGTTGAATGAAGCGCTTTTCTCTTTGCAATAA